Genomic window (Paenibacillus sp. 37):
TGCAATGGTTTACAACCAGACAGCTGTTCACAACGTCCCTGATTTTCTCCATTGCAGGAACATTTGTTGCTGCACTTGCACCTAGTTTCGAAATTCTGTTGGTGGCACGGGTACTACAGGCGATAGGTACAGCGCTATTGTTGCCACTGATGTTTAACACCATATTGGTTATTTTCCCGATTGAAAAACGTGGAGCGGCCATGGGATTGATTGGTTTGGTTATCATGTTTGCACCAGCAAGCGGTCCGAGTATCTCCGGTCTGATTCTGGCTAATCTGAGCTGGCACTGGATCTTCTGGATCTCCTTGCCGTTCTTCCTGATCTCACTGGTATGCGGCTTGTTGTTCTTGCCGAATATTTCGAAATTGACCAAGCCCAAAATTGACGTACTGTCCATTATCCTTTCTACCCTTGGTTTTGGTGGTATCGTATACGGCTTCAGTAGTGCAGGGGGACACGGGGAAACTGGCGGAGGCTGGACGAGTCCGGTCGTTGTTGCCACTCTCGTTATTGGTGTGTTGTCCTTACTGTTATTCAGTATCCGTCAGTTGAGAATGAAACAGCCAATGATGGATTTGCGAGCGTTCAAATATCCGATGTTTACGATTGGCTTGATCCTGATATTCATCTGTATGATGATGATGCTGTCATCCATGCTGATCCTGCCAATGTATCTGCAACAAGGTATGGCCGTTACAGCGTTAACTGCCGGACTGGTTCTATTGCCGGGTAGTTTGCTAAATGGTTTACTGTCTCCGGTCATGGGCCGACTGTTTGACAAATTCGGTCCGAAGTGGCTTGTGATTATTGGTCTGGCTGTCGTGACGGTTGTACTCTTCATGTACACTGGGATTACACCAACAACGACACTGGCCAAAATTATTACGCTGCATGTGTTCATGATGGTCGGAATCTCGATGATTATGATGCCTGCACAGACGAATGGTCTGAACCAATTGCCACGTGAGTATTATCCTCACGGTACTGCCATCATGAATACGTTGCAACAGGTATCCGGAGCAATCGGTACGGCTGTTGCGGTAAGTATACTGAGCGCAGGACAATCCCGCTTTTTGAGCGGAGTGGCGAATCCGGAAAGTCCAGAAAATCAACTGGCAGGTTTCACGTCAGGTGTACAGAATGCGTTTGTATTCGCATTGGTTCTGTCGATTATCGGTCTGATTACTTCACTCTTCGTGAAACGGGTCAAAGTAGGATCAACGCCAGGACAACAAGGTCCTATGCATTAATCCATTCACTAACAATAATAATTAAATATTATATAAGAGCGATGTGTCCCTTAACTCTAAGGACGCATCGCTTTTTTGCATATGTATTCTATCTTTTTTGGTGTTGACGTGAAACGGGTTACAGGCTTTAGAGTAAAAATGTAGCCGGAATACGGCGGTTCAAAGAATGAATTTCAGAGCAAATACTTCATGTTCCGGCAAAATTGTATATGTTCATACTAATATAAAAGGGTAATATAGAATGTATTAGGACAATTTTTAACCAATTCGAAAACGGTTTATATTTTATTTTTACTCAAGGAGACATCGTTATGATCATCATCAATCCCATTGGCAATAACATTGAAAAGATGCTGTTGCACTACGAAAAAAATGGCCATCTCACTCTACAGGCTTCGCTTATTAGTAATAGCTCGGTTGTATATAGATTGCAAGACTATTGTCTCAAGGTATATGCTTCACGTGCAAGATTGGATGGGGAGATGGAAAGTGAAGCACTTAGGGCATTGCAGAGTAATTCTTATGCACCTACATTGTATGCGTATTCACCAGGTGAGTACACCCTGACAGAGTGGATTGAAGCATACAAGCTGAAAGAGTACCGTGTGACATATGGACACATTCCTCCCAACTTGATATACGATATGTTTACGACGGAACTTCAGCAGATTCATGCTGGATATTGGGACTGGGATGTCATCCGATATGAGAATTTGCTCTGGACCAAGACAGGTGATGTGAAGAGAACGAACTTTTGGTTGTGTGAGCCTGTAAACTCCAGACGTGAGAGCTTATATAACCAAGTTATACGAAGAATTGATAACATCTACAATGGCGATCGAACCGAAATGGAGGCGATGCAGCAGTACTTTTACCGTCACCGGCTCACCTCATCTGAAATTGAACAAGCCTTCAGCGATTTCCGGTCTCAACGGCCAAGACTGGCGAAAGCACAATAAATCTCATACTTAAAACCCCAAAGATATTAGAGAATCTTTGGGGTTTCTTTCATGATATAACATAGTCCTACTTTAGTAGAGTGTACGTTACTTCTTCACCAGGGCCAATATTTCATCGGCAACGAGGTCAGGATGATATTGATGGATGTAATGGTCGGTATCTTTGATGGTTACCTGTTTCGAATCATCTGACCAAGATTTGAATTCTACTTGTGTTTTATCCCATTCGGGCTCACTTGCACCAAAGTAATCAGCCGTCAGTATGGTGAGTGGAAACGGTAAGGTTTGCTTGTGATCTACAACCACTTTGCCATTTTCAGCTATTTCACGTAATTCATCCAACGTGTTTGCATTGCCATAGTTGTGCAACAGCGCAGTTGTATCCAATTTTTTCAGATCGTCGGGTACAAGTT
Coding sequences:
- a CDS encoding DHA2 family efflux MFS transporter permease subunit produces the protein MKADSAQDQQETKQYKVFPILFAMLLSGFIGLFGETALNVALTPLMGLLEVGPTTIQWLTTGYLLVLGILVPVSGMLLQWFTTRQLFTTSLIFSIAGTFVAALAPSFEILLVARVLQAIGTALLLPLMFNTILVIFPIEKRGAAMGLIGLVIMFAPASGPSISGLILANLSWHWIFWISLPFFLISLVCGLLFLPNISKLTKPKIDVLSIILSTLGFGGIVYGFSSAGGHGETGGGWTSPVVVATLVIGVLSLLLFSIRQLRMKQPMMDLRAFKYPMFTIGLILIFICMMMMLSSMLILPMYLQQGMAVTALTAGLVLLPGSLLNGLLSPVMGRLFDKFGPKWLVIIGLAVVTVVLFMYTGITPTTTLAKIITLHVFMMVGISMIMMPAQTNGLNQLPREYYPHGTAIMNTLQQVSGAIGTAVAVSILSAGQSRFLSGVANPESPENQLAGFTSGVQNAFVFALVLSIIGLITSLFVKRVKVGSTPGQQGPMH